A part of Salmo salar chromosome ssa18, Ssal_v3.1, whole genome shotgun sequence genomic DNA contains:
- the LOC106577670 gene encoding uncharacterized protein isoform X1, producing the protein MMIIYWTIFLFYGNLGCALNNNVIQPDPLIVTQLGQSVSLNCFFQSHLIKVSWFKQTVGQKPLLMASSYYPSKNSFHFTKDFNETKRLSVKRGIDSCNLTISKTESGDSATYYCGAMEEGEVTFGEGTFLIVKNSGSNSMSVLQQPVSESVQPGDSVTLNCTIHTETCAGEHSVYWYRHGSGKSHPGIIYTHGDRNDQCKKSPEAGSPTQSCVYNLPKRNLSLSDAGTYYCAVASCGEILFGNGIKLDVEDLLGDQSNLIFPIIISCLTTTVILSVSVSIILCVRMKRSRCEHCAAGTPFQQSHYGNPLASTSEQQLNSDDDALNYAALKFTVKKSTKPRRQRREQREEETIYSGMSHQVRM; encoded by the exons ATGATGATTATATATTGGACAATCTTTTTGTTTTACGGCAATTTGG GTTGTGCACTTAACAACAATGTAATCCAACCAGACCCTTTGATAGTTACACAACTGGGACAAAGTGTATCACTAAATTGCTTTTTTCAATCTCATTTGATCAAAGTCTCTTGGTTCAAGCAAACTGTTGGACAGAAGCCTCTTCTCATGGCATCATCATATTATCCCTCTAAAAATAGTTTTCATTTTACCAAGGACTTTAATGAGACTAAACGTTTAAGTGTGAAGAGAGGAATTGACAGCTGTAACCTGACCATCTCCAAGACAGAGTCAGGGGACTCCGCTACATACTACTGTGGTGCTATGGAAGAGGGCGAAGTCACATTTGGGGAAGGAACTTTTTTAATTGTCAAAA ATTCAGGGTCCAACAGCATGTCTGTGCTCCAACAGCCTGTGTCTGAGTCAGTCCAGCCAGGAGACTCTGTGACTCTGAACTGTACAATACACACTGAGACCTGTGCAGGAGAACACAGTGTATATTGGTACAGACATGGCTCAGGAAAATCCCATCCAGGAATCATTTACACCCATGGAGACAGGAATGATCAGTGTAAGAAGAGCCCTGAGGCTGGGTCTCCTACACAGAGCTGTGTCTACAACCTCCCCAAGAGGAACCTCAGCCTCTCTGATGCTGGGACTTATTACTGTGCTGTGGCCTCATGTGGGGAGATACTGTTTGGTAACGGGATCAAGCTGGATGTTGAAG ACCTTTTGGGTGATCAGAGTAATCTTATTTTCCCCATCATTATATCTTGcctgacaactactgtgattctGAGTGTGAGTGTCAGCATTATCCTCTGTGTGAGAATGAAGAGGTCACGATGTGAACACTGTGCAG CAGGGACCCCTTTTCAGCAAAGCCACTATGGGAATCCTCTTGCCAGCACTTCAGAACAACAG CTCAACAGTGATGATGATGCCCTGAACTACGCTGCCCTGAAGTTCACTGTCAAGAAGAGTACCAAGcccaggagacagaggagagaacagagagaggaagaaaccATCTACTCTGGTATGAGTCATCaagtcaggatgtga
- the LOC106577670 gene encoding uncharacterized protein isoform X2 has translation MASSYYPSKNSFHFTKDFNETKRLSVKRGIDSCNLTISKTESGDSATYYCGAMEEGEVTFGEGTFLIVKNSGSNSMSVLQQPVSESVQPGDSVTLNCTIHTETCAGEHSVYWYRHGSGKSHPGIIYTHGDRNDQCKKSPEAGSPTQSCVYNLPKRNLSLSDAGTYYCAVASCGEILFGNGIKLDVEDLLGDQSNLIFPIIISCLTTTVILSVSVSIILCVRMKRSRCEHCAAGTPFQQSHYGNPLASTSEQQLNSDDDALNYAALKFTVKKSTKPRRQRREQREEETIYSGMSHQVRM, from the exons ATGGCATCATCATATTATCCCTCTAAAAATAGTTTTCATTTTACCAAGGACTTTAATGAGACTAAACGTTTAAGTGTGAAGAGAGGAATTGACAGCTGTAACCTGACCATCTCCAAGACAGAGTCAGGGGACTCCGCTACATACTACTGTGGTGCTATGGAAGAGGGCGAAGTCACATTTGGGGAAGGAACTTTTTTAATTGTCAAAA ATTCAGGGTCCAACAGCATGTCTGTGCTCCAACAGCCTGTGTCTGAGTCAGTCCAGCCAGGAGACTCTGTGACTCTGAACTGTACAATACACACTGAGACCTGTGCAGGAGAACACAGTGTATATTGGTACAGACATGGCTCAGGAAAATCCCATCCAGGAATCATTTACACCCATGGAGACAGGAATGATCAGTGTAAGAAGAGCCCTGAGGCTGGGTCTCCTACACAGAGCTGTGTCTACAACCTCCCCAAGAGGAACCTCAGCCTCTCTGATGCTGGGACTTATTACTGTGCTGTGGCCTCATGTGGGGAGATACTGTTTGGTAACGGGATCAAGCTGGATGTTGAAG ACCTTTTGGGTGATCAGAGTAATCTTATTTTCCCCATCATTATATCTTGcctgacaactactgtgattctGAGTGTGAGTGTCAGCATTATCCTCTGTGTGAGAATGAAGAGGTCACGATGTGAACACTGTGCAG CAGGGACCCCTTTTCAGCAAAGCCACTATGGGAATCCTCTTGCCAGCACTTCAGAACAACAG CTCAACAGTGATGATGATGCCCTGAACTACGCTGCCCTGAAGTTCACTGTCAAGAAGAGTACCAAGcccaggagacagaggagagaacagagagaggaagaaaccATCTACTCTGGTATGAGTCATCaagtcaggatgtga